The Setaria italica strain Yugu1 chromosome IX, Setaria_italica_v2.0, whole genome shotgun sequence genome has a window encoding:
- the LOC101771349 gene encoding 17.9 kDa class I heat shock protein: protein MSLIRRSNVFDPFSLDWDPFQGFAFGSGSSSLFPSFASTNSETAAFAGARIDWKETPEAHVFKADVPGLKNEEVKVEVEDGNVLQISGERNKEQEEKTDTWHRVERSSGKFLRRFRLPENAKTEQIKASMENGVLTVTVPKEEVKKPDVKSIQISG from the coding sequence ATGTCGCTGATCCGCCGCAGCAACGTGTTCGACCCCTTCTCCCTCGACTGGGACCCCTTCCAGGGCTTCGCCTTCGgctccggcagcagcagcctctTCCCCTCGTTTGCGAGCACCAACTCGGAGACGGCCGCCTTCGCCGGCGCGCGGATCGACTGGAAGGAGACCCCGGAGGCGCACGTGTTCAAGGCCGACGTCCCGGGGCTGAAGAATGAGGAGGTGAAGGTGGAGGTTGAGGACGGCAACGTGCTCCAGATCAGCGGCGAGCGCaacaaggagcaggaggagaagaCGGACACGTGGCACCGCGTGGAGCGCAGCAGCGGCAAGTTCCTGCGCAGGTTCAGGCTGCCGGAGAACGCCAAGACGGAGCAGATCAAGGCGTCCATGGAGAACGGCGTGCTCACCGTCACCGTGCCCAAGGAGGAGGTCAAGAAGCCCGACGTCAAGTCCATCCAGATCTCCGGCTAG
- the LOC101770955 gene encoding 17.4 kDa class I heat shock protein, with translation MSLIRRSNVFDPFSLDLWDPFQGFPFGSGSGSLFPRIPSDSETAAFAGARIDWKETPEAHVFTADVPGLKKEEVKVEVEDGNVLQISGERSKEQEEKNDKWHRVERSSGKFLRRFRLPENAKTEQIKASMENGVLTVTVPKEEVKKPEVKPVQITG, from the coding sequence atgtcgctgatCCGCCGCAGCAACGTGTTCGACCCCTTCTCCCTCGACCTCTGGGACCCCTTCCAGGGCTTCCCGTTCggctccggcagcggcagcctcTTCCCTCGCATCCCCTCTGACTCCGAGACCGCGGCGTTCGCCGGCGCGCGCATCGACTGGAAGGAGACGCCCGAGGCTCATGTGTTCACGGCCGATGTCCCGGGGCTCAAGAAGGAGGAGGTGAAGGTGGAGGTTGAGGACGGCAACGTGCTCCAGATCAGCGGCGAGCGGAGCAAAgagcaggaggagaagaacgACAAGTGGCACAGGGTGGAGCGCAGCAGCGGCAAGTTCCTGCGCCGGTTCAGGCTGCCGGAGAACGCCAAGACGGAGCAGATCAAGGCGTCCATGGAGAACGGCGTGCTCACCGTCACCGTGCCCAAGGAGGAGGTCAAGAAGCCGGAGGTCAAGCCCGTCCAGATCACCGGCTAG
- the LOC101770545 gene encoding fructose-1,6-bisphosphatase, chloroplastic: MAAAAATSSHLLLLSRQQAASLRCRLSFLGQSRRPASRGAASGASVRCMAAVDTAPAATEASSTKSSYEIVTLTTWLLKQEQAGVIDNEMTIVLASISTACKQIAALVQRAPISNLTGVQGAVNVQGEDQKKLDVVSNEVFSNCLKSSGRTGVIASEEEDVPVAVEESYSGNYIVVFDPLDGSSNIDAAVSTGSIFGIYAPNDECLADVENSGTLDSVEQRCVVSVCQPGSNLLAAGYCMYSSSVIFVLTLGAGVYVFTLDPMYGEFVLTQEKVQIPKAGKIYAFNEGNYALWDDKLKKYMDSLKEPGDSGKPYSARYIGSLVGDFHRTLLYGGIYGYPRDRKSKNGKLRLLYECAPMSFIVEQAGGKGSDGHQRILDITPTEIHQRVPLYIGSVEEVDKVEKFLA; the protein is encoded by the exons atggccgccgccgcagccacctCCTCCCACTTGCTCCTGCTCTCCCGCCAGCAGGCGGCCTCCCTCCGATGCCGCCTCTCCTTTCTCGGCCAATCCAGGAGGCCCGCCAGCAGGGGCGCGGCGTCGGGTGCCAGCGTGCGGTGCATGGCGGCCGTGGACACGGCGcccgcggcgacggaggcgagcAGCACGAAGAGCAGCTATGAGATCGTGACGCTCACGACGTGGCTTCTGAAGCAGGAGCAGGCCGGGGTGATCGACAACGAGATGACCATCGTGCTGGCCAGCATCTCCACGGCGTGCAAGCAGATCGCGGCGCTCGTGCAGCGCGCGCCCATCTCCAACCTCACCGGCGTCCAGGGCGCCGTCAACGTGCAGGGCGAGGACCAGAAGAAGCTCGACGTCGTCTCCAACGAG GTGTTTTCTAACTGCCTCAAGTCGAGCGGGCGCACCGGGGTGATcgcgtcggaggaggaggacgtgccggtggcggtggaggagagcTACTCCGGCAACTACATCGTCGTGTTCGACCCACTCGACGGCTCCTCCAACATCGacgccgccgtctccaccgGCTCCATCTTCGGCATCTACGCCCCCAACGACGAGTGCCTCGCCGACGTTGAAAACAGCGGGACC CTCGATTCGGTGGAGCAGAGGTGCGTCGTGAGCGTGTGCCAGCCGGGGAGCAACCTGCTGGCCGCCGGCTACTGCATGTACTCGAGCTCGGTGATCTTCGTGCTCACCCTGGGCGCGGGTGTGTACGTGTTCACGCTGGACCCCATGTACGGGGAGTTCGTGCTGACGCAGGAGAAGGTGCAGATCCCCAAGGCCGGCAAGATCTACGCCTTCAACGAGGGCAACTACGCGCTCTGGGACGACAAGCTCAAGAAGTACATGGACAGCCTCAAGGAGCCCGGCGACTCCGGCAAGCCCTACTCCGCGCGCTACATCGGCAGCCTCGTCGGCGACTTCCACCGCACGCTGCTCTACGGAGGGATCTACGGGTACCCCAGGGACAGGAAGAGCAAGAACGGCAAGCTGCGCCTGCTCTACGAGTGCGCGCCCATGAGCTTCATCGTCGAGCAGGCCGGCGGCAAGGGATCCGATGGACACCAGAGGATTCTTGACATCACGCCCACAGAG ATCCACCAAAGAGTGCCCCTGTACATTGGGAGCGTGGAGGAAGTGGACAAGGTGGAGAAATTCCTGGCGTGA